In Citrus sinensis cultivar Valencia sweet orange chromosome 2, DVS_A1.0, whole genome shotgun sequence, a single genomic region encodes these proteins:
- the LOC102628797 gene encoding pentatricopeptide repeat-containing protein At4g28010, producing the protein MFTKAAFNPCRSFPERILRLPAKCFSSVPQSDVETQLRLLFEKPNSQYAEAVSLFQRAICSDRLPSGSVCNSLMQALVRSKNYEYAFSVYSKMTCVHIFPSFLSLSGLIEVFVQTQKPKFALGVIGLILKRGFFVNIYAFNLILKAFCRKGEVNKAIELFGEIKSNGVSPDNCSYNTIVNGLCKAKRFKEALDILPDMEAVGCCPNLVTYATLMDGLCKDGRVDEAMGLLEEMKAKGLDADVVVYSALISGFCSNGSFDKGKKLFDDMLEKGISPNVVTYNSLMHCLCKIGQWKEAIAMLDAMMERGIRPDVVTYTCLIEGLCKGGRATKAIDLLNWMVKKGEKLSVITYNVLIKGLCQKGLVGEAYEILNMMIEKGMMPDVVSYNTLLMGIGKFGKVDEALELFNLVLKEEKYVQLDVVTYNNLIQGLCKEDRLDEAVKIYHTMAERGISGNLVTFNILIGKYLTAGIIDKALEMWKHLLELGHVPNSVTYSSMIDGFCKIGMLNIAKGIFSKMRVSGNDPTLFDYNALMASLCKESSLEQAKRLFIEIRNANCEPDVVSFNTMINGTLKAGDLQSARELYNNMLQMGLPPDALTYSTLIHRFLRFGLLSDAKSVYQKMVASGHKPNACVYDSLLKGFSSQGETEEVFDLIHEMADKGVHLDQELTSTILICLCNISEDLDVAKLFPTFSQETSKGKSISCKDLLLKLQEYHPELRLHAA; encoded by the coding sequence atgttcacaaaagCTGCCTTCAATCCTTGCCGTAGCTTTCCCGAGCGAATCCTGCGTCTTCCCGCCAAGTGCTTCTCTTCAGTTCCACAATCCGATGTGGAAACCCAGTTGAGGTTGCTGTTTGAAAAACCCAATTCTCAATATGCAGAAGCAGTTTCCCTCTTTCAGAGAGCCATTTGTTCGGACCGCTTACCATCCGGGTCGGTTTGCAACTCTCTAATGCAAGCCCTGGTGAGGTCTAAAAATTACGAATATGCCTTTTCAGTTTATAGTAAGATGACCTGTGTTCATATCTTCCCTAGCTTTCTGTCTTTGAGTGGTTTAATCGAAGTTTTTGTGCAAACCCAGAAACCCAAATTTGCTTTAGGAGTTATTGGGTTGATATTAAAGCGTGGtttttttgtgaatatttATGCTTTTAACCTTATATTGAAGGCTTTTTGTAGAAAGGGTGAGGTTAATAAGGCTATTGAGCTCTTTGGTGAAATTAAAAGCAATGGTGTATCGCCAGATAATTGTAGTTACAATACCATTGTAAATGGTCTTTGTAAAGCGAAAAGATTTAAAGAGGCGTTGGATATTTTGCCTGACATGGAGGCTGTGGGTTGCTGTCCCAACTTAGTTACATATGCGACCTTGATGGATGGTCTTTGTAAGGATGGTAGAGTAGATGAGGCGATGGGGTTGTTGGAGGAGATGAAGGCGAAGGGCTTGGATGCTGATGTTGTAGTCTACAGTGCTCTTATTAGTGGTTTTTGTAGTAATGGAAGTTTTGATAAAGGGAAGAAACTCTTCGATGATATGTTGGAAAAAGGTATTTCTCCTAATGTAGTCACATATAATAGTTTAATGCATTGTCTTTGTAAGATTGGACAATGGAAAGAAGCGATCGCAATGCTGGATGCTATGATGGAACGTGGGATTCGCCCTGATGTTGTTACCTATACATGTTTAATTGAAGGACTTTGTAAAGGTGGGAGGGCTACTAAAGCCATTGACCTTTTGAATTGGATGGTAAAAAAGGGCGAGAAACTTAGTGTTATAACTtataatgttttaattaagGGACTGTGCCAGAAAGGTCTTGTTGGtgaagcttatgaaattttgaacaTGATGATAGAGAAGGGAATGATGCCTGATGTGGTTTCATACAATACATTACTAATGGGAATTGGCAAGTTTGGTAAGGTTGATGAGGCACTGGAACTTTTCAATTTGGTATTGAAGGAAGAGAAATATGTTCAACTAGATGTTGTGACATATAACAATCTAATTCAAGGGCTCTGCAAAGAAGATCGCCTTGATGAGGCTGTGAAGATTTATCATACAATGGCTGAGAGGGGGATATCTGGTAATTTGgtaacttttaatattttgattggTAAATATCTAACAGCTGGAATAATTGACAAGGCCTTGGAAATGTGGAAGCATTTACTTGAACTGGGACATGTTCCCAACTCAGTTACATACAGTTCCATGATTGACGGATTCTGCAAAATTGGCATGCTTAATATTGCAAAAGGAATTTTTAGTAAAATGAGAGTTTCTGGAAATGACCCTACCTTGTTTGACTACAACGCCTTGATGGCATCTTTGTGCAAGGAGAGCAGTTTGGAGCAAGCCAAGCGATTGTTTATAGAAATCAGAAATGCAAACTGTGAACCGGATGTTGTCTCCTTTAACACTATGATTAATGGGACTCTTAAAGCAGGGGATTTGCAATCTGCTAGAGAGTTATACAACAACATGCTTCAAATGGGTTTGCCTCCTGATGCTTTGACTTATTCCACATTAATACATAGGTTTTTAAGATTTGGGCTGCTGAGTGACGCTAAAAGTGTTTACCAGAAAATGGTTGCTTCTGGCCATAAACCTAATGCCTGTGTATATGATTCTCTGCTAAAAGGTTTCAGTTCACAAGGTGAAACAGAAGAagtctttgatttgattcatgAAATGGCAGATAAGGGTGTTCATCTTGACCAAGAATTGACTTCTACCATCTTGATATGTCTTTGTAATATCTCGGAGGATCTTGATGTGGCAAAGCTTTTTCCTACTTTTTCCCAAGAGACGTCGAAGGGCAAAAGCATCTCATGCaaagatttattattaaagcTACAGGAGTATCACCCAGAACTTCGGTTACATGCTGCTTAG
- the LOC102628494 gene encoding pentatricopeptide repeat-containing protein At1g62350: MWRLPKSSFSFSSLRKLILTRDISGSASSPSLSIWRRKKEMSKESLMVAKELKRLQSHPVRFDRFIKSHVSRLLKSDLVSVLAEFQRQDQVFLCMKLYDVVRKEIWYRPDMFFYRDMLMMLARNKKVVEAKQVWEDLKREEVLFDQHTFGDIIRAFLDSGLSSEAMFIYHEMRSSPDPPISLPFRVILKGLIPYPEFREKVKDDFLKLFPDMIVYDPPEDLFEDQEWRRESDEE, translated from the exons ATGTGGCGTCTCCCAAAAagctcattctcattctccaGTTTGAGAAAACTGATTTTGACGCGCGATATTTCGGGGTCAGCGTCGAGCCCTAGCTTGTCGATATggaggagaaagaaagaaatgagcAAAGAGAGTTTAATGGTGGCCAAAGAATTGAAGCGCCTGCAGTCCCACCCGGTTCGGTTCGATCGGTTCATCAAATCCCACGTGTCTCGCTTGCTCAAGTCCGATCTTGTCTCTGTTCTCGCTGAGTTTCAGAGGCAGGACCAGGTCTTTCTTTGCATGAAG TTATATGATGTGGTGCGTAAAGAAATATGGTATCGGCCAGACATGTTCTTTTACAGAGACATGCTTATGATGCttgcaagaaacaaaaaagtggTTGAAGCAAAGCAGGTTTGGGAAGATTTGAAGAGAGAAGAAGTGTTATTTGATCAACATACCTTTGGAGATATCATCAGGGCCTTCTTAGATAGTGGATTGTCCTCAGAAGCTATGTTCATATACCACGAAATGAGATCCTCCCCTGATCCCCCAATATCTCTGCCCTTCCGTGTGATCCTGAAAGGGCTGATTCCGTACCCCGAATTTAGAGAGAAGGTCAAAGATGACTTTTTGAAGCTCTTCCCTGACATGATTGTGTATGACCCGCCGGAAGACTTGTTCGAAGATCAAGAATGGAGAAGGGAAAGTGACGAGGAATAG
- the LOC102628201 gene encoding protein CLT1, chloroplastic, producing MTSCYSRLTAGSAASHSLLQSPKPSPKAPVSCYLRDHHANQRLPTTLLFRSSKRNYYHNNSNYKNNNVIYIVASAAAAERSDGHEAAVGDLVDKRKSGERTVEFNVISKSNDRRVEIVIAAAVTVLLGVGNRVLYKLALVPLKHYPFFLAQLATFGYVAVYFSILYLRYHAGIVTDEMLSMPKAPFVAVGLLEALAAATGMAAGAILSGASIPILSQTFLVWQILLSIIFLGRRYTVNQLFGCFLVGIGVIITVASGSNPGHSLKGAGLFWSLLMIVSFLLQAADTVLKEVIFLDAAQRLKGGVDLFVVNSYGSAFQALFICLLLPFLSKLWGIPFSQLPIYLRDGAACFLNLGTSSSGCDGAPLLPLLFVLVNMGFNISLLHLLKISSAIVSSLASTFSVPISVYVFTLPLPYLGVASSLPTGFVAGAVILVMGLLIYSWTPTASPSSACSSSAN from the exons ATGACGTCATGTTACAGCCGGCTCACCGCCGGTTCCGCCGCATCACACAGTCTACTTCAATCTCCGAAACCGTCACCAAAGGCTCCGGTTTCTTGTTACTTGCGCGATCATCATGCAAATCAACGGCTGCCGACAACACTTCTCTTTCGCTCTTCAAAGCgtaattattatcataataatagtaattataaaaataataatgttatttacATAGTCGCTTCGGCGGCGGCTGCGGAGAGATCGGACGGTCATGAAGCCGCCGTCGGAGATTTAGTAGACAAAAGGAAAAGCGGAGAGCGGACGGTGGAGTTTAATGTTATTAGTAAGAGTAATGACCGGAGGGTGGAGATTGTGATTGCGGCTGCGGTTACGGTGCTGCTGGGCGTAGGGAATCGAGTTTTATACAAGCTGGCTCTTGTTCCCCTTAAGCATTATCCTTTCTTTCTCGCTCAGCTTGCTACTTTCGg GTATGTAGCTGTGTACTTTTCAATATTGTATCTCCGGTACCATGCTGGCATTGTGACAGACGAGATGCTGTCCATGCCAAAGGCTCCTTTTGTCGCCGTTGGCCTTTTGGAGGCTCTTGCTGCTGCCACTGGGATGGCAGCTGGAG CAATACTTTCTGGAGCATCAATTCCAATTTTGTCACAG ACTTTCCTAGTATGGCAAATTCTCCTATCCATTATTTTCCTTGGGAGGAGATATACAGTCAACCAACTATTTGGATGCTTTCTTGTAGGCATTGGTGTAATCATAACCGTAGCAAG TGGATCTAATCCTGGTCATTCATTGAAGGGAGCCGGTTTATTTTGGAGTCTCTTGATGATagtttcatttcttttgcaaGCGGCTGATACAGTACTAAAG GAAGTTATCTTTTTGGATGCAGCTCAGCGGTTAAAA GGGGGGGTTGATCTATTTGTAGTAAATTCCTATGGATCAGCTTTTCAA GCTTTGTTTATATGCCTTCTTCTACCTTTTCTGTCAAAATTATGGGGTATTCCGTTTAGTCAACTTCCCATCTATCTTAGAGATGGTGCAGCCTGCTTTCTTAATCTTGGTACTTCATCAAGTG GATGTGATGGTGCACCGCTGCTCCCATTGCTGTTTGTTCTTGTCAACATGGGTTTTAACATATCATTGTTGCATCTCCTGAAGATTTCTTCTGCCATAGTATCTTCACTTGCATCCACATTTTCAg TACCAATATCCGTGTACGTGTTCACATTGCCGCTGCCATACCTAGGCGTTGCGTCATCCCTTCCGACTGGTTTTGTTGCCGGAGCTGTGATCCTCGTTATGGGTTTGCTCATCTATTCTTGGACACCAACAGCGAGTCCTAGTAGTGCATGTTCCTCTTCTGCCAATTAA
- the LOC102627911 gene encoding rhodanese-like/PpiC domain-containing protein 12, chloroplastic isoform X1, whose product MMLRASQLASPVLCAITQSLIPTLNLSSSSSLSIFQKPASFASFYKSLNPASNSNSFHIHIISRSFTSPKAASFSSGTEGSSPGGGDREILVQHLLVKEDDLNLLSELQRRVSQGEDLSDLAVEHSICPSKGEGGMLGWVRKGQLVPEFEEVAFTTPLNKVARCKTKFGWHLLQVLSEREASLLQDIQPDELHKKMQDPNFHKEAQLIDVREPEEVALSSLPGFQVLPLRQFGSWGPDVTAKFDPQKDTYVMCHHGMRSLQVAQWLQTQGFRRVFNVSGGIHAYATKVDPSIPMY is encoded by the exons ATGATGCTAAGAGCAAGTCAGTTAGCATCGCCTGTGCTCTGTGCTATTACACAGTCTCTGATTCCCACTCTAAACctgtcttcttcttcttcactttcAATCTTTCAAAAACCCGCctcttttgcttctttttacAAATCCTTAAACCCAGCTTCCAATTCCAATTCTTTTCATATTCATATTATATCCCGAAGCTTTACATCTCCTAAAG CTGCTTCATTTAGTTCTGGGACTGAGGGTAGTAGCCCAGGTGGTGGCGATAGAGAAATATTGGTCCAACACTTGCTTGTTAAAGAAGATGACCTCAACCTACTGTCGGAACTTCAACGCAGGGTTTCTCAAG GAGAGGATTTGAGTGATCTTGCCGTTGAACACTCAATTTGTCCGTCCAAAGGAGAGGGAGGAATGCTTGGCTGGGTGAGGAAGGGGCAATTG GTTCCAGAATTTGAGGAGGTTGCATTCACTACCCCTTTGAACAAAGTTGCAAGgtgtaaaacaaaatttggatGGCACTTGTTGCAAGTTCTATCTGAGAG GGAAGCGTCATTACTTCAAGACATTCAGCCAGATGAACTTCACAAAAAAATGCAGGATCCCAATTTTCATAAAGAGGCACAATTGATTGATGTTCGAGAGCCTGAAGAAGT TGCCCTTTCTTCTTTGCCGGGATTTCAAGTGCTTCCCCTCCGCCAATTTGGAAGCTGGGGACCAGATGTAACTGCCAAGTTTGATCCTCAGAAGGATACATATGTAATG TGTCACCATGGCATGCGGTCTTTACAGGTTGCTCAGTGGTTGCAGACACAG GGTTTTAGGAGAGTATTTAACGTATCTGGCGGAATACATGCCTATGCTACCAAGGTTGATCCATCAATTCCTATGTACTGA
- the LOC102627911 gene encoding rhodanese-like/PpiC domain-containing protein 12, chloroplastic isoform X2: MMLRASQLASPVLCAITQSLIPTLNLSSSSSLSIFQKPASFASFYKSLNPASNSNSFHIHIISRSFTSPKAASFSSGTEGSSPGGGDREILVQHLLVKEDDLNLLSELQRRVSQGEDLSDLAVEHSICPSKGEGGMLGWVRKGQLVPEFEEVAFTTPLNKVARCKTKFGWHLLQVLSEREASLLQDIQPDELHKKMQDPNFHKEAQLIDVREPEEVALSSLPGFQVLPLRQFGSWGPDVTAKFDPQKDTYVMCHHGMRSLQVAQWLQTQGLAINL; this comes from the exons ATGATGCTAAGAGCAAGTCAGTTAGCATCGCCTGTGCTCTGTGCTATTACACAGTCTCTGATTCCCACTCTAAACctgtcttcttcttcttcactttcAATCTTTCAAAAACCCGCctcttttgcttctttttacAAATCCTTAAACCCAGCTTCCAATTCCAATTCTTTTCATATTCATATTATATCCCGAAGCTTTACATCTCCTAAAG CTGCTTCATTTAGTTCTGGGACTGAGGGTAGTAGCCCAGGTGGTGGCGATAGAGAAATATTGGTCCAACACTTGCTTGTTAAAGAAGATGACCTCAACCTACTGTCGGAACTTCAACGCAGGGTTTCTCAAG GAGAGGATTTGAGTGATCTTGCCGTTGAACACTCAATTTGTCCGTCCAAAGGAGAGGGAGGAATGCTTGGCTGGGTGAGGAAGGGGCAATTG GTTCCAGAATTTGAGGAGGTTGCATTCACTACCCCTTTGAACAAAGTTGCAAGgtgtaaaacaaaatttggatGGCACTTGTTGCAAGTTCTATCTGAGAG GGAAGCGTCATTACTTCAAGACATTCAGCCAGATGAACTTCACAAAAAAATGCAGGATCCCAATTTTCATAAAGAGGCACAATTGATTGATGTTCGAGAGCCTGAAGAAGT TGCCCTTTCTTCTTTGCCGGGATTTCAAGTGCTTCCCCTCCGCCAATTTGGAAGCTGGGGACCAGATGTAACTGCCAAGTTTGATCCTCAGAAGGATACATATGTAATG TGTCACCATGGCATGCGGTCTTTACAGGTTGCTCAGTGGTTGCAGACACAG GGGCTGGCCATTAACCTTTGA
- the LOC102627911 gene encoding rhodanese-like/PpiC domain-containing protein 12, chloroplastic isoform X3, translated as MMLRASQLASPVLCAITQSLIPTLNLSSSSSLSIFQKPASFASFYKSLNPASNSNSFHIHIISRSFTSPKAASFSSGTEGSSPGGGDREILVQHLLVKEDDLNLLSELQRRVSQGEDLSDLAVEHSICPSKGEGGMLGWVRKGQLVPEFEEVAFTTPLNKVARCKTKFGWHLLQVLSEREASLLQDIQPDELHKKMQDPNFHKEAQLIDVREPEEVALSSLPGFQVLPLRQFGSWGPDVTAKFDPQKDTYVMCHHGMRSLQVAQWLQTQRQKNW; from the exons ATGATGCTAAGAGCAAGTCAGTTAGCATCGCCTGTGCTCTGTGCTATTACACAGTCTCTGATTCCCACTCTAAACctgtcttcttcttcttcactttcAATCTTTCAAAAACCCGCctcttttgcttctttttacAAATCCTTAAACCCAGCTTCCAATTCCAATTCTTTTCATATTCATATTATATCCCGAAGCTTTACATCTCCTAAAG CTGCTTCATTTAGTTCTGGGACTGAGGGTAGTAGCCCAGGTGGTGGCGATAGAGAAATATTGGTCCAACACTTGCTTGTTAAAGAAGATGACCTCAACCTACTGTCGGAACTTCAACGCAGGGTTTCTCAAG GAGAGGATTTGAGTGATCTTGCCGTTGAACACTCAATTTGTCCGTCCAAAGGAGAGGGAGGAATGCTTGGCTGGGTGAGGAAGGGGCAATTG GTTCCAGAATTTGAGGAGGTTGCATTCACTACCCCTTTGAACAAAGTTGCAAGgtgtaaaacaaaatttggatGGCACTTGTTGCAAGTTCTATCTGAGAG GGAAGCGTCATTACTTCAAGACATTCAGCCAGATGAACTTCACAAAAAAATGCAGGATCCCAATTTTCATAAAGAGGCACAATTGATTGATGTTCGAGAGCCTGAAGAAGT TGCCCTTTCTTCTTTGCCGGGATTTCAAGTGCTTCCCCTCCGCCAATTTGGAAGCTGGGGACCAGATGTAACTGCCAAGTTTGATCCTCAGAAGGATACATATGTAATG TGTCACCATGGCATGCGGTCTTTACAGGTTGCTCAGTGGTTGCAGACACAG AGACAAAAGAATTGGTGA
- the LOC102615871 gene encoding calcium-dependent protein kinase 34, giving the protein MGNCCSNGKDESEKEEKATAGNGGVNDGAGGNGTMDTPPKTGPQSSPIPSSGASNKGGGGGKPGAIGPVLGRPMEDVKATYSFGKELGRGQFGITHLCTHKGTGQQFACKTIAKRKLVNKEDIEDVRREVQIMHHLTGQPNIVELKGAYEDKQSVHLVMELCAGGELFDRIIAKGHYTERAAASLLRTIVQIIHTCHSMGVIHRDLKPENFLLLNKDENSPLKATDFGLSVFYKQGEVFKDIVGSAYYIAPEVLKRKYGPEADIWSIGVMLYILLCGVPPFWAESEHGIFNAILRGHIDFTSDPWPSISPQAKDLVKKMLNSDPKQRLTATEVLAHPWIKEDGEAPDVPLDNAVLSRLKQFKAMNKFKKVALRVIAGCLSEEEIMGLKEMFKSIDTDNSGTITLEELKQGLAKQGTKLSEYEAKQLMEAADADGNGTIDYHEFITATMHLNRMDREEHLYTAFQHFDKDNSGFITTEELEQVLREYGMNDGKDIKEVISEVDNDNDGRINYEEFVTMMRKGNEANPKKRRDVFV; this is encoded by the exons atggGCAATTGTTGTTCCAATGGAAAGGatgaaagtgaaaaagaagaaaaagcaaCAGCCGGTAATGGTGGTGTCAATGATGGTGCTGGTGGCAATGGCACAATGGACACCCCACCAAAGACTGGCCCACAATCATCTCCAATCCCCAGCAGCGGTGCCTCCAACAAGGGCGGTGGCGGCGGTAAGCCCGGCGCCATCGGCCCGGTGTTAGGCCGTCCAATGGAAGATGTTAAGGCTACTTATTCCTTTGGCAAAGAACTTGGTAGAGGTCAATTCGGAATCACACATTTGTGTACACACAAGGGCACAGGCCAACAATTTGCATGCAAGACTATCGCTAAGAGGAAACTTGTTAACAAAGAGGACATTGAAGATGTTAGGAGGGAGGTTCAAATAATGCATCATTTGACCGGCCAGCCTAATATTGTTGAACTCAAAGGTGCTTATGAGGATAAACAATCTGTCCACTTGGTGATGGAGCTGTGTGCCGGAGGTGAGCTTTTCGACAGGATCATCGCCAAAGGCCATTACACCGAACGTGCTGCCGCGTCTTTGCTCCGAACGATTGTTCAAATCATACACACTTGTCATTCCATGGGGGTTATTCATCGTGACCTCAAGCCTGAAAATTTCCTTCTACTTAACAAGGACGAAAATTCACCCCTCAAGGCCACGGATTTCGGACTATCCGTGTTCTACAAGCaag GAGAGGTGTTCAAGGATATTGTTGGCAGTGCATATTACATAGCACCTGAAGTGCTGAAGAGGAAATATGGACCTGAAGCTGATATTTGGAGTATTGGGGTCATGTTATACATTCTTCTATGTGGTGTTCCTCCTTTCTGGGCTG AATCGGAACATGGGATATTCAATGCGATATTACGCGGTCATATTGATTTTACAAGTGATCCATGGCCATCGATTTCACCTCAAGCAAAGGATCTTGTTAAGAAGATGCTCAATTCTGACCCTAAGCAGAGGCTGACCGCCACTGAAGTTCTTG cCCATCCTTGGATCAAGGAGGATGGAGAAGCACCAGATGTTCCTCTCGACAATGCCGTTTTGAGTAGGCTCAAACAATTCAAAGCCATGAATAAGTTCAAGAAAGTTGCTCTTCGG GTGATTGCGGGATGCCTCTCTGAGGAAGAAATCATGGGACTCAAAGAGATGTTCAAGAGCATTGACACTGACAACAGTGGAACCATAACACTTGAAGAGTTGAAACAAGGCCTTGCAAAGCAAGGAACTAAGCTCTCTGAATATGAAGCTAAACAATTAATGGAAGCT GCTGATGCTGATGGCAATGGAACCATCGATTACCATGAGTTCATTACTGCTACTATGCATTTGAATCGAATGGATAGAGAAGAACATCTTTACACTGCTTTCCAGCATTTTGACAAAGATAACAGCGG CTTCATTACGACTGAAGAGCTGGAGCAAGTTCTCCGTGAGTACGGCATGAACGATGGAAAAGACATCAAGGAAGTGATTTCTGAAGTTGACAATGACAAT GATGGCCGTATCAACTACGAGGAATTTGTGACGATGATGAGGAAAGGAAATGAAGCAAATCCGAAGAAGCGGCGTGATGTATTTGTCTGA
- the LOC102627616 gene encoding flavonoid 3',5'-hydroxylase 2-like, whose product MASLDTVLLREITVAALLIFLITRYFIRFPIRKSSRPLPPGPKGFPIIGALPLLGAMPHVTLAKMAKKYGPVMYLKMGTCDMVVASTPDAARAFLKTLDLNFSNRPPNAGATHLAYDAQDMVFADYGPRWKLLRKISNLHMLGGKALYDWSNVRNIELGHMLRAICESSQRNEPVVVPEMLTYAMANMIGQVILSRRVFVTKGTESNEFKDMVVELMTSAGFFNIGDFIPSIAWLDLQGIERGMKKLHNRFDVLLTKMIEEHMASTYERKRKPDFLDIVMANRENSDGERLTITNIKALLLNLFTAGTDTSSSIIEWALAEMLKNPSIMKGAQQEMDQVIGRNRRLEESDIEKLPYLKAICKETFRKHPSTPLNLPRVSTEACVVNGYYIPRGTRLSVNIWAVGRDPDVWKDPLNFDPERFLSDEKYAKMDPRGNDFELIPFGAGRRICAGTRMGIVLVEYILGTLVHSFEWKLPDGDDQDQLNMDETFGLALQKAVPLSALLRPRLAPSAYAS is encoded by the exons ATGGCTTCCCTCGACACGGTTCTTCTCCGGGAGATCACCGTGGCGGCACTCTTAATCTTTCTTATTACTCGTTACTTTATTCGTTTTCCCATCCGAAAATCATCCCGACCACTTCCTCCGGGCCCCAAAGGGTTTCCAATCATCGGCGCACTTCCTCTACTAGGTGCCATGCCCCATGTAACACTGGCCAAAATGGCTAAAAAATACGGACCTGTCATGTATCTTAAAATGGGCACATGCGACATGGTCGTGGCATCCACACCGGATGCCGCTCGAGCCTTCCTCAAAACCCTAGACCTGAATTTCTCGAACCGGCCGCCGAACGCCGGTGCAACCCACTTGGCCTACGACGCTCAAGACATGGTCTTTGCTGATTATGGTCCGAGGTGGAAACTCTTAAGAAAGATAAGCAATCTGCACATGCTTGGTGGAAAAGCCCTATATGATTGGAGTAACGTGCGTAACATTGAGCTAGGCCACATGCTTCGAGCCATTTGTGAGTCTAGCCAGCGAAACGAGCCCGTGGTGGTCCCGGAGATGTTGACGTACGCCATGGCAAACATGATAGGTCAAGTCATACTAAGCCGTCGAGTTTTTGTGACCAAAGGGACAGAATCTAATGAGTTTAAGGACATGGTGGTAGAGCTCATGACGTCAGCTGGATTTTTCAACATTGGTGATTTTATACCCTCGATTGCTTGGTTGGATTTACAAGGGATCGAGCGTGGGATGAAGAAATTACATAACAGATTTGATGTCCTGTTAACAAAGATGATTGAAGAGCACATGGCTTCAACTTATGAACGTAAAAGGAAGCCAGATTTTCTCGACATTGTCATGGCTAATAGAGAAAATTCTGATGGAGAAAGGCTCACCATCACCAACATCAAAGCACTTCTCTTG AATTTATTTACTGCCGGCACGGACACATCATCGAGCATAATCGAATGGGCACTAGCTGAGATGTTGAAGAACCCTAGTATTATGAAGGGAGCTCAACAAGAGATGGATCAAGTAATTGGCAGAAACCGAAGGCTTGAAGAATCAGACATAGAGAAACTCCCATATTTAAAAGCCATATGCAAAGAAACGTTTCGAAAACACCCATCAACGCCATTAAATCTTCCACGTGTCTCAACGGAAGCATGCGTGGTAAATGGTTACTACATTCCCAGAGGCACAAGACTGAGTGTCAACATTTGGGCAGTAGGGCGTGACCCCGATGTGTGGAAAGACCCTCTAAATTTTGACCCAGAGAGGTTCTTAAGTGatgaaaaatatgcaaaaaTGGATCCACGTGGGAATGATTTTGAGCTGATTCCGTTTGGTGCTGGCAGAAGAATTTGTGCGGGTACTAGAATGGGGATTGTGCTTGTTGAGTACATTTTGGGCACATTGGTTCATTCATTTGAATGGAAATTGCCAGATGGAGATGACCAAGATCAACTCAACATGGATGAAACCTTTGGCCTTGCTCTTCAAAAGGCCGTTCCACTTTCTGCTCTGCTTCGGCCTCGCCTCGCCCCTTCTGCTTATGCTTCTTAA